The Anaeromyxobacter diazotrophicus genome contains the following window.
CCTGACGCTCTTGCCGGAGGGGCTGCGCGAGGTCTCCCGCGTCACCGGCATGGAGCCGGGGCCGCTGCGGCTCCTCGTCAACGGCGCGGTGCTGCTCGCGGTGATCCTCTTCCTGCCGAACGGGCTCGTGTCGCTGCCGGAGCGGATCCGCGCCTGGCGCGCCGAGCGGAGGGCCGCCCGTGCTGCTCTCGGTTGAGGCGGTCTCGCGCGCCTTCGGCGGCGTCCGCGCCGTCGACGGCGCGACCTTCGGGCTCGCGGCGGGCGAGGTGCACGGCCTCATCGGCCCGAACGGCGCCGGCAAGACGACGCTGCTCAACATCGTCTCGGGCCTCCTGCGCCCCACCTCCGGCCAGATCCGGCTCGACGGCACGCGCACCGACGGGCTGGCGCCGCACCGGGTGGCGGCGCTCGGGGTGACCCGCACCTTCCAGAACATCCGCCTCTTCCCGCAGCTCTCGGCGCTCGAGAACGTGCTGGTGGGCGAGCACCTGCGCCGCGACGCGCCGCTGTGGCGGCGCATGGTCTTCCACCCCGCGGCGGCGCGCGAGGAGCGGGCGGCCCGCGAGCGCGCGCTGGCGCTGCTCGAGCGCGTCCGCCTGGCGGATCGCGCCGGGGAGCGGGCGGGCACCCTCTCGTACGGCGAGCAGCGCCGGGTCGAGATCGCCCGCGCGCTGGGGGCCGAGCCGCGGGTGCTGCTGCTCGACGAGCCGACGGCAGGGATGAACCCGGCGGAGGTGGAGCAGGTGGCGGGGCTCATCCGCGAGGTGGCCAAGCTGGGCCACTCGGTGCTGCTGGTGGAGCACAACGTGCCGCTCGTCTCGAAGGTTTGCGACCGGGTCACGGTGCTGAACTTCGGCCGCGTCATCGCCGACGGCACGCCGGCCGAGGTGATGCGCGATCCGGCGGTGGTGGACGCCTACCTGGGGACGCGCCGATGAGCGAGGCGGGAGCGCCGCTGCTGGAGGTGGTGGACCTGCAGGTGGCCTACGGCCACGTGCAGGCGGTGCGGGGCATCTCCTTCACCGTCCCGGACCGCGCCGTCGTGACCCTCATCGGGCCGAACGGCGCGGGCAAGAGCAGCACGCTCGGCGCGATCGCGGGCCTCCTCCGCCCGCGCGGGGGGACGGTGCGGCTCGCGGGCCGCGACGTGACCGGGCTCCCGGCGCACACGGCGGTGGCGGCGGGCCTGGTGCTCGTGCCCGAGGGGCGCGCCATCCTGGCCCGCATGACCATCGAGGAGAACCTGGTCCTCGCCGCCGAGAGCCGCCCCCAGGCGCTGCCGCCGGCGGAGCGGCCGGCGGCCATCGAGGCGCAGTACGCCCGCTTCCCGGTGCTGGGCGAGCGGCGCCGCGCGCTGGCGGGCACGCTCTCGGGCGGCGAGCAGCAGATGCTGGCCATCGCCCGCGGCCTCCTGGCCCGCCCGCGCCTGCTCATGCTGGACGAGCCGTCGATGGGCCTGGCGCCGCAGCTGGTGGACCGCATCTTCGACCTGGTCGCGGAGATCCACCGCGAGGGGACGACCATCCTGCTGGTGGAGCAGAACGCCCGCACGGCGCTGGCGGTCTCCGACCACGGCTACGTCCTCGAGCGCGGCCAGATCGCCCTCTCCGGCCCCTGCTCCACCCTCGCCTCCGACCCCCGCGTCCAGGCCGCCTACCTCGGCGGCGACGTGGAGTGAGGTCGCGGTTCGCGGTTCGAGGTCGCGGTTCGAGGTCGCGGTTCGAGGTCGAGGTCGAGGTCGAGGTCGAGGTCGAGGTCGAGGTCGAGGTGCCGCCACGTTCCTACCCTGGCCGCCCCGCGCCCGCGCGCGCGTCGGCGCCCGTGCTCCGCGCCGCGCCAGCTGCTCCCGAGGCCGGAACGCGCACCGCGGTCCACTCGACGCGGCTGCGGAATCTTGCACCGCGGCGCCTGCGCGCCGCGGTGCTTCGGTCAGTCCTCGCCGCGACGCGGGCCACTCGGCGCGTTCCGGCGAACCTGGCGCTGGTGGCGGCGCTCCGCAATGGCGCCTCGTGCGCGCGCGGGCGCGGTGCGGCACCGGCCGGCGCGGATGGCGCCCTCGTGCGCGCGCGGGCGCGGTGCGGCACCGGCCGGCGCGGAGGGATGGCGCCTCGTGCGCGCGCGGGCGCGGTGCGGCACGGGCGGTGCGCCGTGCCGCACGTGAGCGCCCGGACTCACCTCGCCAGCGCGCGCAGCATGTGCTTCACCCGGACCGCGAGCGCCTGCGCGCGCCGCGCGGGCTCGGCCGCGAGCGCCCCGATGGCGTGCGCCAAATCCACGGCGCCGACCACCTCGTGCAGCGAGCCGTTGGCGAGCGCGAAGTGCTTGCGCCGCATGGGGCCGCTGTCGCTGGGAAGGCCTTCGCAAAGGTTCAGGAAGACCGACTTCGCCGCGCGCGTGGCCTGGTCGCGAAGCTCCGCATCCGCGATGCGCGAAGCGTGCACGAGCGCCGCGAGCTCGCGCGCCGCAACGTAAACATCGAGACTTTGAAACGGGAGCGCCTCGACCTCGACGGCATTTGGAAGATGAGCCATTTCCGCCTCCTCACGCGAAGCAGGGAGGCGGAAATGGCGAGCGCCCCATGTGCCGTCGAGGTCGAGGTCGAGGTCGATGGTCGAGGTCGATGGTCGAGGTCGATGGTCGAGGTCGAGGTCGAGGTCGATGGTCGAGGTCGATGGTCGAGGTCGAGGTCGAGGTCGAGGTCGAGGTCGAAGGTCGAGGTCGATGGTCGATGGTCGATGGTCGAGGTCGAGGTCGAGGTCGAGGTCGAAGGTCGACGGCCGAAGGTCGCCCCCCTCACCTCCTCAGCTTCACCGCCGTCACCGCGTCCCCCCCCTCGTGCCTCTCCCCCGGCCCGAAGCTCGCCACGTACGGCGACGCCCCCAGGTGCTCCCGCAGCGCCTGCTTCAGCGCGCCGGTGCCGTGCCCGTGCAGGATGACCGCCTCGGGTGCCCCCTCCGCGTAGAGCCGGTCGAGGAACCGGTCCACCTCACGGAGCAGCTCGTCCACCCGCAGCCCCCGCGCGTCGAGGCGGCGGTCGGGCAGGACCACGGCGGCGGGGCGCGCCTCCTCGGCGGCGTCGAGCTTCTCGGCGCGGCTCTTGCCGAAGCCGGGGGCGGCGGGCGCCTTGCCCTTGAGGGGCAGGAGGTCCGCGCGCGGCCGGCGCACCTTGAGGGCGCCGGCGCGGACGAGCGCCTCGTCCCCGGACACCTCCAGCACCTCGGCGTCCTGGCCGAGCGAGACGATGCGGACGCGGGCGCCCTTGCGGAGCTCGCCGCCGGGCTCCGCCTCGACCCCGGCGCGGGCCTGCGCGTCCGCGGCGCGCGAGGCCTGCGCGACGGTGGCGCGCCAGGCGTCGAGCTGCTTCTGCGTCTCGCCCGCCTTGCGCAGGGTGGGGGCGGCCTGCAGCTCGGCGAGCACGCGCGCCACCTCCCCACGCGCGGCCTCGAGCTCCTCGGCCAGCGCCTCGCCCATCCGCGCCGCGGCCTCGCGCTCGGCCCGGCGCGCCGCCTCCTCGCTGGCGCGGGCGCGCGCCTCGGCTGCGGCGGCGGCCGCCCGGGCCTCCTCCGCCCCGCGCCGCTCGGCGGCGAGCCGGGCGCGCTCCTCCTCCAGGGCGCGCAGCGCCTGGGTGAGCGCGCCGCCCTGGCCGGTCAGCGCGGCCCGGGCCCGCTCCACCACCGACGGCGCGAGCCCCACCCGCTGCGCCACCTCGAGCGCGGAGGAGCTGCCCGGCGAGCCGAGGTGGAGCTGGTAGGTGGGGGCGAGCCGTTCGGCATCGAAGCCGACGCGCGCGTTGGCGAACCGCTCGTCGGTGAGGGCGAGCGCCTTGAGCTCGTCGAGGTGGGTGGTGACGAGCACCTGGGCCCGGCGCTCCAGCAGGTCCTCCAGGATGGCGGTGGCGAGCGCGGCGCCCTCGCGCGGGTCGGTGTCGGCCGCGATCTCGTCCACCAGCACGAGCGAGCGGGGCCCGGCGCCCTGGGCGATGTCGCGGACGCTGGTGAGGTGGGCGGTGAAGGTGGAGAGGTCGCGGGCGAGGTCGCCGCGCTCGTCGATGGCGGCCCGCACCTCGGCGTAGAACGGCAGCCGCGAGCCCTGGGCGGCGGGGATGGGCAGGCCGGCGCGGAGCAGGCAGGCCGAGAGCCCGACCGCCGTGATGGTGACCGTCTTCCCGCCGCCGTTCGGGCCGGAGACGATGAGGGCGCGGCGCGGCGCCTCGAGGCGCACGTGGCTCGCCACCACCTTCTTCCCCTGCAGCACGAGCAGCGGGTGGCGCAGCGACAGGAGCTCGAAGCCGGCGTCGGGGGCGCACACCTCGGGCGCGTGCGCGTCGAGCTCGGCGGCGAGCCGCGCCTCGGCCTCGAGGAGGTCGAGCCGCCCCAGGACCTCGAGGTCGGCGAGGAGCTCGGCGGCGCGGCGCGAGACGCCCTCCGACAGCTCGCGCAGGATGCGCGCCTCCTCCTCGGCGGCCATCGCGCTCGCGATGGTGAGCTCGTTGCCCATGTCCACCATGGGCTCGGGCTCCACGAACAGCGTCTGGCCGGACTGCGACGCGTTGTGGACGATGCCGGGGACCTGGGAGCGCGAGCTCGCCAGGATGGGCAGCACGTACCGCTCGTCGCGGATGGTGAAGTACCGGTCGCGCAGGTGGCGCTGCATCCCCTCGTCGGCGAGCAGCTCCTCCACCCGCTGCTTGAGCGCGCGGTGCAGGCCCCGCACCCGGTCGCGCAGCGCGCCGAGCTCCGGGCTGGCGCGGTCGGAGACGGCGCCGGAGGGCTCGATGGCGCGCTCGACCCGGTCCGCCAGCCGCTCGTCCCCGGAGAGCCCCTGCGCGATGGCCCACAGCCGCTGGCTCTGGGCGGCGCGCGCCTCGAGGAAGCGCCGGGTGCGCGCGGCGGCCCGGACCAGCGAGGCGCACTCGCGCAGCGCCGCCGGCTCCAGGACGCCCCCCTTGCCGGCGCGGTCGACGTGCTCCTCCGGCGCGCCCGACATCCCGAGGGGGAGGGTGAGCCGCGCCTCGCCGAGCTGCCGCGCCTCCTCCACCTGGGCCAGCGCCTCGCGGACCTCCGCGGCCGAGGCGAGGAAGGAGAGCGCCTCGGCGCGCCGGCGGCCGGCGGGCAGCCGGCACTCCCCGGCGAGGGCGCGGACCACCTCGGGCCAACCGAGGTGGGTGAGGCTGGACTGGGAGGAGGTGTTCACGTCGTGTCTGGGTGCTAGAGTGTGGGGGGCGAGCGCGCCGGCGGGCGGCTCGTCACCATGCGAGGAGGATCGCATGACGCGGGCGAGCGTGATCGTGAGCCTGTGGCTGCTCCTGACGGGCGGCATCGGCGACGCCGCGCTCACCGGCGATCGCTCCCCGCTCTGGCTGCTCGCCTTCTACTTCGGCATCTCGCTCCTCACCGCGGGCGCGCTGTGGCTGGAGTACCGGGACGACGACGCGCCTCGCGCCGGGCTGTCCCGGCGGAGGCGCGAGCGCCTCTACCATTACGATTGAGCAAGGCGCCGGGCAAGCCCCGCCGCCCGGGACCGCTTCATCTCGACCCCGAGTTGGGGTAGAGGTCCCGAGCACGGCTCCGATCACGACGGCGGTGACGACTTGCAGGTAGAGGCTCCGACCGGATCGCTCCACGAACGTTCTCCTTCGGCCCGGGCGCACGCCCGGGCGCTGGGCTGCGCCCTGGCGGCCGCCGCGGTGGTGCTCGGTTGCGCGGCGCACCGGGTGACGGAGCCTCCTCCACCTCCGGTCGTACCGGCGCCGCCGGCGGTGGAGCCCTCCCCACCGCCCGTGGACGCGGCGCGCGAGCTGGCGCTCGGCCGCGAGGCCCGGCGCGCGGGGCGCCTGGCGGAGGCGCGCGAGCACCTCGCCGCGGCTGCCGACGCCGATCCCTCCGCGGCCGAGCCCCGCCTGGACCTCGCGGAGCTGCTGCTCGACGACGGGAAGGAGCTCGACGCGGCGGGCGATCTCCTCCGGCAGTCCCAGCTCCTGCACCACGACCCGGCGCGCCTGGCCCGGCTGTGCGGCGCGCTCGGGGAGCTGCGCGGTGACGATGCCTACGCCGTCGAGGCCTACCAGTCCGCCCTCGAGGTCGAGCCCGACCTCGACCTGCGCCTCCGCCGCGGCCTCCTGCTGGCGCGGCTCGGCCGGGGGCCGGAGGCGGAGCTCGAGCTGGCGCGGGTCGTGGCGGACCGCCCCGCGGAGCGGGCCGCGCGCGGCGCCCTGGCGACGCTGCTCGAGCGCGCCGGCCGGCGCGATGCCGCGGAGCACCAGCTCGCGGTGATGGCGGCGCTCTCGCCCTCCGAGCCCGCGCCGGTGCACGACCTCCTCGCCTTCTACCGGCGCCGGGGCGAGTCGGGCCACGCCGCGGCCGTCGAGCGCTGGGCGCGCGCGCTGGAGGGCGGGCAGCGCAAGCTGCGCCCGCTCCTGCCCGCGCGGCGTTGACCCGGCGCCCAGGACTCAGCGGGGCCCCAGCGTCGGCGCGGCGGCGCGCTCGGGCCGGCCGGCGAGCGCCGCCAGCACGGCGCCGATCGCGAACCCGCGCGGCACCCCGGCGGCGAGGGCGACCGCCGCCACCGGCCAGGGCGTGTCGAGCCACACGAAGGTCATGAGCACCGCCGAGAAGAGCCAGAACCCAGTCACCGCCGCCCCGAGCGCGAGGGCGCGCCGCCGCGCGTGCTCGGTGGCGATGAGCGCGATCACCGCGATGATCCCGCTCACGCAGGAGGTGGCGATGCCCACTGCGACCGGGGAGAGCGCCTGGAACGCCTCCGGCATGTCGGCGGTGCGGAGGTAGGGCGGGGTCGTCGCCGGGAGCTGGGCGGTGGCCACGTCGAAGACCGCGTGGAGCGCGGCGGCGAGCAGGCCGAGGCCGGCGAGCCGGGCGCGGCCGAGCGGGGCGGGGCGTTCGTTCACGTGAGGGTGGCCTCCTCGAAGCCGGCCGCGGGGCGCGGCGCCGCCGAGCTTACCCGGTCTGGGTGGCCGGTGCGGAGCGGCGTGCCTAACCTCGAAAAAAGGGAGGAGGAACGCCGGCGTGTCACCCGCGGGGCACCATCCCATGCGCAGTCAGCGCGGTCACCTCCGGCTCGCGTACACTCCGCCTGCGGACGCGCCGCCGCGCGCCCGCGCCCTGCAGCTCCTGCGCGCGATGATCGCCCGGCTCCGCATCTTCTTCACGAACCTGCTCGCGCTGGCGGGCGCCGTCCTCGCGCTGGCCCCGCTCCTCGTCCGCCGCGGGCCCGTCGGCCACCGCACCCAGGTGCCGCGCCCGGCCGCGCGGGTCATCCCGCTGCCGCCCCGCCGCCGCGCCTCCCCGCCGTAGCGGCGGCCGGCCGGACGGAGGGCGCTCGGCCCGTTAAGCAGGCACCGGCATGCGCGTCGGGATCGCCACCGAGTACTACTACCCGAGCATCGGCGGGGTGCAGGAGCACGTGCACCACTTCGCGCGCGAGGCGCGGCGGCTCGGACACAGCGTCAAGATCCTCACCAGCGCCATGCCGGACCTGCCGGCCCCCGAGGGCGAGGCGGCGGGACCGGACGTGCTGCGCCTCGCCCGGAGCCGGCCGCTGTTCGGGAACGGCAGCTTCGGGCGCGTCTCGCTGGGGCCGCGGCTGGCCCGGGCCGTGCGGGAGACGCTGGCCCGGGAGCGGTTCGACGTCCTGCACGTCCACTGTCCGCTCACGCCGGTCCTGCCCTTCGTCGCCCTCCACTACGCCGACTGCCCGGTGGTGGGCACGTTCCACACCCACTTCCGGCCCGGGGCGCTCTTCGCCCTCACCCGCCGCGCGCAGCAGCGATACCTCGACCGCCTCGACGCCGCCGTGGCGGTCTCGCGCGCCTGCCTCCGGGCGTTCGAAGGGCGCCTCCGGGCCGATTTCCGGATCATCCCGAACGGCGTGGACGTGGAGCGCTTCGGCCGCGGCCGGCCGCTCCGGCGCTTCGCGGACGGCCGCCTCAACGTGCTGTGGGTGGGGCGCCTCGAGCCGCGCAACGGGCTCGAGGGGCTCCTCGCGGCGTTCGCGGCGCTGCGCGCCGGCGCGGAGGCGCGGCTCCTGGTGGTGGGCGACGGGCCGCTGCGGCCGCGCTACGAGGCGCTGGTGCCGGAGGAGCTCCGCGAGGACGTGGTGTTCGCCGGGCGGCTGGTGGAGGAGCGGCCGGACTGGTACGCCTCGGCCGACGTGTACTGCGCGCCCGCCACCATCGCCAGCTTCGGCGTCACGCTCCTCGAGGCCATGGCGGCGGGGAAGCCCATCCTGGCCTCCGACATCGACGGCTTCCGCGAGGTCATGACGCACGGGCAGGAGGGCGAGCTCCTCCCGCCCGGCGAGCCCGAGGCCTGGGCGCGGGCGCTCCTGCGCCTCGCGCGCGACCCGGCGCGCGGCGCGGCCTACGGCGAGCACGGGCGGCGCACGGTGCAGCGCTACGCCTGGCCGCGGGTCACCTCCGAGGTGCTGGGGCTCTACCGCTCGATCGGTGTCGCCGGATGATGCCCTGGCGCAAGCGGCTCCTCCTCGCGCTGGCCGTCGCGGCCGGGGTGGCGCTCCTCGCCGGGGGCGCGGCGGCCCTGGCGCGCGGCCACCGCGCGGTGGGCGCGGCGCTCGCCCTGGCCGCGCTGGCCGGCGGCGCGGCGGCGCTCCAGGCCTGCTGGGTGCGCTTCGATCTCACCGGCGCGTCGCTGCGCCGCGGCCGGCGCGACCTCCGCCAGGTGGCGCTCACCTTCGACGACGGGCCCTCCGCCGACACCCCGGCCGTGCTGGAGGCGCTCGACGGGGCGGGGGTGCGGGCCACCTTCTTCGTCCTGGGCGAGCACGCGCTCCGCCACCCCGAGCTCGTGCGCGAGGTGGCGCGGCGCGGACACCTCGTGGCGCTCCACGGCCACCGCCACAGGAAGCTCCACCTGGCCGGCCCGCGGGCGGTGGCCGAGGAGGTGGACCTCGGCCGCGCGGCGGTGCGGGCGGCCGGGGTCGAGCCGGCGCCGTTCTTCCGCGCCCCGCACGGCTTCAAGGGCCCCTGGCTGCAGCGGGCGCTGCGGCGGCGGGGGCTCACGCTCGTGGGCTGGACGCGCGGCGTGTGGGACACCGAGCTCCCGGGTGCGGACGCCATCGCGGCGCGCGCCGCCGCGCGGCCCCGGGGAGGGGAGATCCTGCTCCTCCACGACGGGTGTGGGACGGCCGGCCGGGACCCGCGCCGGGAGCAGACGGCGGCCGCGCTGCCCGAGCTGGTGCGGCGCTGGCGCGAGGCGGGCTTCGAGTTCGTGACCATCGACGCGCTCGCCGCGCGCCGCGAGGCGCCGGCCCGCGGGCGCCTGGCGCGCCTCCTCGGGCTCGCCGCGCTCGCGGCGCTGGTGGTCCTCGCCGGGCGCAACCTCGACCCCGCCGAGCTGCGGCGCGCGCTCGCCGCCGCGAGCCCCGGCCTCCTCGCCGCCGCGGCCTGCGCGAACCTCGCCGCGCTCGCCCTGCAGGCGGGGCGCTGGCTCGCCGTCGTCCACCCGGTCGAGCCGCGCGCCCGGGCCCGGGACGCCTTCTTCGCGCTGGTGGCGGGGTACGCGGTGGGGCTCGTCGTGCCGGCGCGCGCCAGCGACCTCGCCCGCGCGCACCTCATGGCGCGGCGCACCGGCGCCTCGATGGCCACCCTCGCCGCGACCGCCGTGGTGGACCACCTGCTCGGCTCGGTGGCGCTCTTCGCCGTCCTGGGCCTCATGGCGGCCCTCTCCGGCCTCCCGCTGTGGCTGCGCAGCGCGGGCACGGCGGCCTTCGCGGTCGCGGTGGGGGCGCTCGCCGCGCTGTGGCTCCTGCGGCCGCGCGGCGAGGCGGCGGACGCGCCCAGCCACGGCCCGCGGGCGATGCTGGCGCGGCTCCGCCACGGGCTCACCGCGGTCGGGCGTCCCCGGGCGCTGCTCCTCTCCTGGGGCTTCGCGCTCGGCGGCTGGGGCGCCGAGGGGCTCATCGGGTGGCTCTCGCTGCGCGCCTTCGGGCTGCCCGCCACGATGGAGCTCGCGCTGCTCGTCGTGCTCGCCACCACGCTCTCGTCGGCGGCGTCGGTCTCGCCGGGCAACGCCGGCGCCTTCGAGCTCGCCTGCGTGCTGGCGCTCTCGAGCGCCGGCGTCGCCCGCGAGCCCGCCCTGGCGTTCGCGCTCGGGTACCACGCGGTGCACCTCGTCCCCGTGGCCCTGATCGGGGGCGGCTGGCTCCTCGCGCAGGGGCACCGCGGCAGCCTCGCGCGCGAACCGTCGTAGTAACCTCCTCCGGTGCCCGGGAGCCCCCTCCGTCCCCCGCGCCCTGCCGCGCCCGACGCCCTCGCGGTGGCGGCGCTGGTCGAGCGCGCCGTCGCCGGCGACCCGGCCGCGCTGCGCGCGCTCTACGACCGGCACCGGCCGGCGGTGCACCGCCTGGCCCGCGGGTTCGCCGAGCTCGACCCCGACGAGGCCGAGGACGTGGTGCAGGAGACGTTCGTGCGCGCGTTCCGGAGCCTGGCCCGCCTCGCCGACCGGGCGCGGTTCGGCGCGTGGCTGCTCGCCATCGCCCGCAACCGGGCGCTGACGCGGCTCGCGCGGCACCGCGCCTCGCGGCAGCTCGCGGAGGAGCTGGCCCAGGAGCCGGAGGCCGCCGCGCCCGAGGCCGAGCCGCTGGAGGAGGGCGTCGCCGCCGAGGTCGAGGTGGTGCGGCGGGTCATCGCCGAGCTGCCGGAGGGCGCCGAGAAGGAGACGGTGCGCCTCTTCTACCTGGAGGGGCGCCTCTCGGCGCGCGAGATCGCCGAGCGGATGGGGGTCGGGAAGAGCGCCATCACCATGCGGCTCGAGCGCTTCCGGGCCAAGGTGAAGCGGCGCGTGCTGGCCGAGGTGGCCAGGGCGCGGGGCGAGGGGTCCTAGGGAGGGGCGAGGCCCTCCGCGCACCTGGCGCGGGGATCGGTAGGGCGGGGGCTCGTCCCCCGCCGAGGACGATCATGGACGGACCGCATCTCGACCGCGACACCTACCGCCGCCTGCGGGCCGGCGCGCTCGAGCCCGCGCGCGCGCGGGCGCTGGCGGAGCACCTCGAGCGGAGCTGCGACGCCTGCGAGGCGTTCCTCGCTGCGCTCCCCCCGGACGCGCTCGACGGCGCGGTGGACGCCGCCCTGGGCGCGCTCGCGCCCGCCCCGGCGGAGGAGGCCGGCGGCGACCTCGAGTTCGCCCGCGTGCGGCGCGCGCTCGGCGGCCGGTGGCGGCCCGGCCCGGCGCGGCTGGTGGCGATCGCGGCCGCCGTCGCGCTGGTGGCGGGGGTGGGGGTGCAGGTGGCGAGGCTCCGGGCGGTGCACGACCGCGCCTGGAGCGGCGAGAAGGGGGCGCCCTTCGGCGTGCCGGCACGCCTGCGCTTCGCGGTGGTGGAGGGGGCCGGGGAGGCGCCGCGGCTCGAGCGCGGCCGGAGCGGGGCGGTGCTGCCGCAGGCCGCCCGCCTCGCCTTTCGCGCCGAGGTGGGCGGCCCCACCTTCCTGGCGCTCGTCCACGCCGGGGGAGGGGAGCTCGAGGTGGTGTGGCGCGGCCGCGCCGAGCGCGCGGGCGCGCTCGACCTGGCGGAGGGCGGGCGCGCGGCGGCGTTCCCGCTGCAGGGCCTGGCGGGCGCGCAGCGGTTCTCGCTGGTCGCCTCGGCCCGACCGCTGGCGGACGCGGAGCTCGCCGCGGCCGCGCGCGCCGCCGCCGAGCCGGGCCCGGCGATGGCGGCCGTACCCGGTGAGCCGCTCTCGGTCGACGCCGTGGAGGTGACGGTGCGGTGACGCCGCGTTCCGCGGAGGAGAGGGGCCGCTCGAGCCCTGCCTGACCTCGCGAGCTGGCGGCGGTTCCGAGCGGGTGGCGGGGTGGCCCGCCGGCGTCGCTCCGGGCGACCTACCGGGTAGGTAGGGCGGCCGGCTCAGAAGCGCGCGGAGGCCGGGCAACGCAACGTGCCACGCCGGCACGGCGCACGAGGTCCTCGCTTCGGCGTGGCACCGGCGTTGCTGGCGGCAGTACGGCGGGCGGGAGTCTCACGCAGGTCGGCCTCCGCTCCTTCGGACGGCCACCCCGCCTCCCGCTGACGGGCGTTGCCGTCCGCAGGTCGGAGTGGGGGGCGCTGTCGGAGTCGCCGTCGCCGCCGCCGCCGTCGCCGCGGTCGAGGTCGCGGTCGAGGTCGCGATCGAGGTCGCGGTCGCGGTCGCGGTCGAGGTCGCGGTCGCGGTCGCGGTCGAGGTCGCGGTCGCGGTCGAGGTCGCGGTCGAGGTCGCGGTCGACGTTGCCCGACAGCGATCGCACGCCCGGCCAAGGAGCGACCGCTCGCCAGGACCCCAGCAGGGCGTGTGAGGGGCAGGCGCTCGCGGATATGGACCAATCCGGCCGACGAGCATGCTTCTCCCCGGGAACAGCGCGCGCCTTGCGATGGCGGCCCTGGCCGCGCTGGCGACCGCCTGCGCGAGCGCGCGCGGCGCCCCGGCGGACGGCGCGAAGGGGCGGCTCGTCCCGCTCGACGTCGCGCCCGAGCGGCTCGACGCGAGCTACGCCCCGCGCCGGCTGGCGCTGCTCATCGGCATCCAGCGGTTCGACGACGGGGCGTGGGCCACCCTCCGCTACCCCGAGAAGGACGCGCGCGACCTGGCCGAGGTGCTGCGCGATCCGGGGAAGGGGGCGTTCGACGCCGTGGAGGTCCTCGCCGCCGGGCCGAGCGGCGCCGACGTCCGGAGCGCGCTGGCGCGCCTCGCGGCGCAGGTGCGCGACGACCGCGACACGGTGGTGGTCTACGTCTCGTCGCACGGCACGCTCGCCCGGGACGCCCGCGGCGAGCTGCGCCGGTACCTGGTGACGCGCGAGACGCGCCTCGCCGACGTGGCGGCGACCGCGCTCCCGCTCGAGGA
Protein-coding sequences here:
- a CDS encoding RNA polymerase sigma factor encodes the protein MPGSPLRPPRPAAPDALAVAALVERAVAGDPAALRALYDRHRPAVHRLARGFAELDPDEAEDVVQETFVRAFRSLARLADRARFGAWLLAIARNRALTRLARHRASRQLAEELAQEPEAAAPEAEPLEEGVAAEVEVVRRVIAELPEGAEKETVRLFYLEGRLSAREIAERMGVGKSAITMRLERFRAKVKRRVLAEVARARGEGS